In Hyphomicrobiales bacterium, a single window of DNA contains:
- a CDS encoding N-acetyl sugar amidotransferase — protein sequence MQRDVQKLYNLPSEIRYCSKCTISNQRPRITFDEYGVCSACNFAEFKRTKIDWKLRESELVTLCDKHRRGNGDFDVIVPCSGGKDGSFVAHQLKHKYGMNPLTVTWAPLKATDHGRRNLDAFIQSGFDNVLGTPNGKATRKLTQLAFRHLGDPFQPFIYGQTNFPLHMAVKYGISLIMYGENGEVEYGGDMKNAFRPTREIQDHDKHYFSGLPPEFWTEHDVSLAELKPFMAPPHAAIIANKTEIHFMGYYTYWDPQENFYYCRENTGFQPNPERNEGTYSKYASLDDRIDGFHYYLGYIKFGIGRTTSDTAHEIRDNKITREEGIALVKRFDGEFPQKYFKEFLEYCNISESDFEAVVDSWRSPHIWTRMTQGWELKRPVWAADS from the coding sequence ATGCAACGTGATGTCCAAAAACTGTACAACTTACCGTCAGAAATTCGTTACTGCTCCAAGTGCACCATCTCCAACCAACGGCCGCGCATAACTTTTGATGAATACGGTGTATGCTCCGCGTGCAACTTTGCGGAGTTCAAACGCACAAAAATCGACTGGAAACTTAGAGAGAGTGAACTGGTCACGCTCTGCGACAAGCATCGCAGGGGAAACGGCGATTTTGATGTCATTGTACCTTGCAGTGGCGGCAAGGATGGCAGTTTTGTTGCTCATCAACTCAAACACAAATACGGTATGAATCCGCTGACTGTGACCTGGGCCCCCCTCAAGGCCACAGATCATGGACGACGCAATCTTGATGCATTTATTCAGTCGGGATTCGACAATGTGCTGGGAACGCCGAACGGCAAAGCCACGCGCAAGCTTACCCAACTGGCATTCCGTCACCTTGGAGATCCGTTCCAGCCGTTCATCTATGGACAGACCAATTTTCCTCTCCATATGGCTGTCAAATACGGAATCTCCCTGATCATGTATGGCGAGAACGGAGAGGTTGAATACGGCGGTGATATGAAAAATGCCTTCCGTCCGACCCGCGAAATTCAAGATCACGACAAGCACTATTTTTCCGGACTTCCGCCTGAGTTCTGGACTGAGCACGACGTGAGTCTGGCCGAGTTGAAGCCTTTCATGGCGCCTCCCCATGCCGCCATCATTGCCAACAAGACAGAAATTCACTTCATGGGGTACTACACGTATTGGGATCCCCAGGAGAACTTCTATTATTGCCGGGAAAATACTGGCTTTCAGCCGAATCCCGAACGCAATGAAGGCACCTATTCAAAATATGCCAGCCTCGACGACCGCATTGATGGGTTTCACTACTATCTGGGCTACATCAAGTTCGGCATTGGCCGTACAACTTCAGATACCGCGCATGAGATTCGCGATAATAAGATCACGCGCGAAGAGGGCATTGCGTTGGTGAAGCGTTTCGATGGGGAGTTTCCGCAAAAATATTTCAAGGAGTTTCTTGAGTATTGCAACATCAGTGAATCGGATTTTGAGGCAGTCGTTGACAGTTGGCGATCACCCCATATCTGGACGCGAATGACGCAAGGCTGGGAGCTCAAGAGGCCCGTGTGGGCCGCCGATAGCTGA
- a CDS encoding SDR family NAD(P)-dependent oxidoreductase, with the protein MDISRHKILVTGVDGFIGSHLVETLLAAGCDVRCFVLYNSFGSRGWLDTLPASLRKNLDVFAGDIRDPHGVRAAMKGCSVVLHLAALIAIPYSYHSPDTYVDTNIKGTLNVVQAARDLDVARVVVTSTSEVYGTALHVPIGEDHPLQPQSPYSASKIGADAIALSYHASFGTPVTVLRPFNTYGPRQSARAVIPTIIGQIAAGKREIALGALHPTRDFTFVKDTAQGFLQAAACDHIVGGVTNIGSGFEISILETARLIADVMGQSITFHQDPQRLRPTASEVERLFAGTDKAVQAFGWTPAHGGLDGFRRGIEITAAWFQDPANLARYDNDRYNI; encoded by the coding sequence ATGGACATTTCAAGACACAAAATCCTGGTGACAGGCGTAGACGGCTTCATCGGCTCCCATCTGGTGGAGACACTGCTCGCTGCGGGCTGCGACGTGCGCTGCTTCGTGCTCTATAATTCCTTCGGCAGCCGCGGCTGGCTCGACACACTGCCGGCATCGCTGCGCAAGAATCTTGACGTGTTCGCAGGAGACATCCGCGATCCGCATGGCGTGCGGGCTGCCATGAAGGGCTGCAGCGTCGTGCTGCATCTCGCCGCCCTCATCGCCATTCCCTATTCCTATCATTCGCCCGACACCTATGTGGACACCAACATCAAGGGCACCCTGAATGTGGTGCAGGCAGCGCGCGACCTTGATGTGGCGCGTGTCGTCGTCACCTCGACATCGGAAGTCTATGGCACGGCGCTGCACGTGCCCATCGGCGAGGATCATCCCTTGCAACCGCAGTCGCCTTACTCCGCCTCGAAGATCGGGGCGGATGCGATTGCGCTGTCCTATCATGCGTCGTTCGGCACGCCCGTCACGGTGCTGCGGCCCTTCAACACCTATGGGCCCCGGCAATCGGCGCGCGCCGTCATTCCCACCATCATTGGCCAGATCGCGGCGGGCAAGCGCGAGATCGCACTTGGCGCACTGCATCCAACGCGGGACTTCACCTTCGTGAAGGACACCGCGCAGGGCTTCCTGCAAGCGGCGGCCTGCGACCACATCGTCGGCGGCGTCACCAACATCGGCAGCGGGTTCGAAATCTCCATCCTTGAAACGGCACGCCTGATTGCCGACGTCATGGGGCAATCGATCACGTTCCATCAGGACCCGCAGCGCCTTCGCCCCACGGCAAGCGAGGTTGAGCGCCTGTTTGCAGGAACGGACAAGGCGGTGCAGGCTTTCGGCTGGACACCGGCCCATGGCGGACTGGACGGCTTCCGCCGGGGCATTGAAATCACGGCTGCGTGGTTCCAGGACCCGGCCAACCTCGCGCGATACGACAATGACCGCTACAACATCTGA
- the hisH gene encoding imidazole glycerol phosphate synthase subunit HisH: MKRSVTVIDIGIGNTHSVLRALEHVGANPALTRDPQNVLLAERVVFPGVGAFGDCATRAEALGMLQAVREFAELGRPLLGLCVGMQLLFDSSTEFGNHEGLGIMAGALDRIPAREVNGSPLRVPHIGWSDVRRVSGHSDVPLFRGLPEIFSSYFVHSYAVTSSQAPDCCAVVEYGGHQFVAAAQKNNVFGLQFHPEKSARFGLRILQNFIDF, translated from the coding sequence TTGAAACGTTCAGTCACAGTCATCGACATCGGCATTGGTAACACCCACAGCGTCTTGCGAGCCTTGGAACACGTTGGTGCCAACCCTGCCTTAACGCGTGACCCGCAGAATGTCTTACTTGCAGAACGCGTTGTCTTTCCTGGGGTAGGCGCTTTCGGTGATTGCGCGACTCGTGCTGAAGCTTTGGGCATGCTCCAAGCCGTTAGAGAGTTCGCGGAACTGGGAAGGCCCCTTCTCGGACTTTGTGTAGGAATGCAGCTGCTGTTCGACAGTAGTACGGAGTTTGGGAACCATGAGGGTCTCGGGATCATGGCCGGTGCCCTCGATCGGATTCCAGCACGCGAGGTAAACGGAAGTCCATTGCGCGTCCCCCATATTGGGTGGTCTGACGTAAGGAGAGTGTCAGGTCATTCTGATGTTCCTCTTTTCCGAGGGTTGCCAGAAATCTTTAGCTCCTATTTTGTCCATTCATATGCGGTCACGTCGTCGCAAGCACCGGACTGTTGTGCTGTCGTTGAATATGGGGGGCATCAATTTGTTGCTGCCGCTCAAAAGAACAACGTATTCGGTCTGCAGTTCCACCCTGAAAAAAGTGCGCGTTTCGGTTTGCGTATTCTACAGAACTTCATTGACTTCTAG
- a CDS encoding acylneuraminate cytidylyltransferase family protein, with amino-acid sequence MRLICTIGARGGSKGVPGKNVRLLHGLPLLAHTIRQAKASGLFDAVAFSSDSAEILGTAKAHGADILIARPPEMATDLAAKPPAIRHCFMEAEKQLGRQYEAFVDLDVTSPLRLPEDIRAAVALFEKSGASNVITGAPSRRSPYFTLVEKNEEGFVRLSKTLPTAVVRRQDSPKCWDMNGSIYVWRREPFLSDPRVLYPDTRLHEMPEDRSIDIDSELDFKFVEFLLAARKPNV; translated from the coding sequence ATGAGGCTGATCTGCACCATTGGCGCGCGTGGCGGATCCAAGGGCGTGCCGGGCAAGAATGTACGGCTGTTGCACGGGTTGCCGCTGCTGGCCCACACCATCCGTCAGGCCAAGGCGAGCGGGCTGTTCGATGCCGTGGCCTTCAGCTCGGACAGCGCCGAGATCCTCGGCACCGCGAAGGCCCATGGCGCCGACATCCTGATTGCGCGCCCGCCCGAGATGGCGACAGACCTTGCCGCCAAGCCGCCCGCCATCCGGCACTGCTTCATGGAAGCGGAGAAGCAACTGGGGCGGCAGTATGAGGCCTTCGTCGATCTCGATGTCACCTCGCCGCTCCGTCTGCCCGAGGACATTCGCGCCGCCGTGGCATTGTTCGAGAAGTCGGGGGCGAGCAACGTCATCACCGGCGCACCTTCGCGGCGTTCGCCCTATTTCACGCTGGTGGAGAAGAACGAGGAGGGCTTCGTGCGCCTCTCGAAGACACTCCCCACCGCCGTGGTGCGCCGCCAGGACAGCCCGAAGTGCTGGGACATGAACGGCTCCATCTACGTCTGGCGCCGCGAGCCCTTCCTCAGCGACCCCCGCGTCCTCTACCCCGACACCCGCCTCCACGAAATGCCCGAAGACCGCTCCATCGACATCGACAGCGAACTCGATTTCAAGTTCGTGGAGTTTCTCCTCGCGGCGCGAAAACCAAACGTGTAA
- the hisF gene encoding imidazole glycerol phosphate synthase subunit HisF: MHARIIPRLDIKGEKLIKGVNLEGLRVLGDPLTFARKYYADGACEILFVDAVASLYGRNGLGEIVGKLARDVFIPLTVTGGIRSAEDVSSALRNGADKVGLNTAAIKRPELISEIAQRFGSQCVVLSVEAKRRGPGAWEVYTDNGREPTGRNVLDWIEQAVALGAGEVLLTSVDREGTRDGYELDLLSAVTSRVMVPVIASGGMGSVADASAAVLGGNAQAVAMADFLHYGRGSVADIRSEFEAVGLKVRSL; the protein is encoded by the coding sequence ATGCACGCACGTATCATTCCGCGGCTCGATATCAAGGGCGAGAAACTCATCAAGGGAGTCAACCTTGAAGGACTCCGGGTACTGGGCGACCCATTGACGTTTGCCCGTAAATACTATGCAGACGGTGCCTGCGAAATTCTGTTCGTTGATGCAGTTGCAAGTCTATACGGACGAAACGGCCTCGGCGAAATAGTTGGCAAATTGGCGCGTGATGTCTTCATCCCGCTTACTGTCACCGGAGGAATTCGGAGCGCTGAAGACGTTTCATCAGCATTGCGCAACGGTGCGGACAAAGTGGGTCTCAATACTGCGGCAATCAAACGGCCCGAGTTGATTTCTGAAATCGCTCAGCGGTTTGGCTCTCAATGTGTGGTGCTTTCTGTGGAGGCTAAGCGACGGGGGCCGGGTGCGTGGGAGGTTTATACGGATAATGGAAGGGAGCCCACTGGCCGGAATGTGTTGGATTGGATCGAACAGGCGGTAGCACTGGGGGCGGGAGAAGTTCTGCTGACATCCGTAGATCGAGAGGGTACCCGAGATGGCTACGAATTGGACCTCTTGTCGGCAGTCACGTCACGAGTGATGGTTCCCGTCATCGCCAGTGGTGGAATGGGTAGTGTTGCGGACGCCTCAGCTGCAGTGCTTGGGGGAAATGCGCAGGCAGTCGCCATGGCGGATTTCTTGCATTACGGAAGAGGCAGCGTTGCAGATATTCGTTCCGAGTTTGAAGCGGTTGGATTGAAGGTAAGGTCGCTTTGA
- a CDS encoding Kdo hydroxylase family protein → MSRIIEIPSARFSSPAWTAQEQASAVEQLEGSNVLFIPGLSVPLHEDERILFSQDAALTDGVQKNITLDPYLKKTSGVAKDSPYRSAAEALMTRYRAQAEAWLVRLLGDVGGKYQAQRTTFRPVEIRNRKALGKVGDSKQFRFDDTLLHADAFKRRPMVKRRILRVFNNINPFGETRQWKVGGDFADYAKRYIGKIRQPLPGEFAALNLMHLTHWKRSHYDHIMLHLHDLGKLDRDFQDNSPQTLFEFPPNSVWLCFTDSVLHAALAGRYALEQTFEITIDDMAHPEKSPQRILESLTGRQLC, encoded by the coding sequence ATGTCCAGGATCATCGAAATTCCATCGGCCCGCTTCAGCAGTCCCGCATGGACGGCACAAGAGCAGGCATCGGCGGTCGAGCAACTCGAAGGGAGCAACGTGCTGTTCATCCCCGGACTGTCCGTGCCCTTGCACGAGGACGAGCGCATTCTCTTTTCACAAGATGCCGCCCTGACCGATGGTGTGCAGAAGAACATTACCCTGGACCCCTACCTGAAGAAGACCTCCGGCGTTGCAAAAGACTCGCCCTACAGGTCCGCAGCGGAGGCACTGATGACCCGTTACCGTGCGCAGGCCGAAGCGTGGCTGGTGCGCCTGCTGGGCGACGTGGGCGGCAAATACCAGGCGCAGCGCACCACCTTCCGCCCCGTTGAAATCCGCAACCGTAAGGCGCTCGGCAAGGTGGGTGACAGCAAGCAGTTCCGCTTCGACGATACGTTGCTCCACGCCGACGCCTTCAAGCGCCGTCCCATGGTCAAGCGCCGCATCCTCCGCGTCTTCAACAACATCAACCCCTTTGGCGAGACTCGCCAATGGAAGGTGGGCGGTGACTTCGCTGACTACGCCAAACGCTACATCGGGAAAATCCGCCAGCCGCTGCCGGGGGAATTCGCAGCCCTCAACCTGATGCACCTCACCCACTGGAAGCGCTCGCACTACGATCACATCATGCTGCACCTGCACGACCTGGGGAAACTTGACCGTGACTTCCAGGACAACAGCCCGCAGACCCTGTTCGAGTTCCCGCCCAATTCCGTCTGGCTGTGCTTCACCGACAGCGTGCTCCATGCCGCTTTGGCCGGACGCTATGCGCTCGAACAGACCTTCGAGATCACCATCGACGATATGGCGCATCCCGAGAAGTCACCGCAGCGGATTCTGGAATCGCTGACGGGCCGACAGCTCTGCTGA
- a CDS encoding MBOAT family protein, which translates to MLFSEPRFFLFFAVYGVLHLIVPPRFRLWLVILGGAAFYASWRPEYMWVPVGLSLAAHFGAQWLDLETDAAGRLRRLWLVLVVIFAPLVIVKYTHFVLADVLQAGVAAADYRWALPLGISFITFTVTAYVVDVYRRRYAREKSLALMLGYVLFFPHLIAGPILRPNELMPQLKQERRALDARLLLGISLFTMGLVKKLVFADQISAAVEPVYANAAGLTAWHYLVAIYGFSVQIYCDFSGYTDMAIGLAYLLRIRLPTNFLRPYGAASLTQFWRRWHITLSFWLRDYLYIPLGGNRRGKARQVINLFVTMVLGGLWHGANWTFVIWGALHGAGLSLSHLLSRRMRLPRWLGVLLTFHFVTLAWVFFRAPDLATAIRVLTGPFTAGFADAAATLGKLAFPILLTAVFLATHAFDRHARLRWLSVHGNKVLQWGVIALCWMLAIAVSQGSSAKFIYFDF; encoded by the coding sequence ATGCTGTTCAGCGAACCGCGCTTCTTTCTCTTCTTTGCGGTCTACGGGGTGCTGCACCTCATCGTTCCGCCGCGGTTTCGCCTCTGGCTGGTGATCCTGGGTGGTGCGGCCTTCTATGCATCGTGGCGGCCTGAATACATGTGGGTGCCGGTGGGGCTGAGCCTCGCTGCGCATTTTGGCGCCCAGTGGCTCGACCTCGAAACAGATGCGGCAGGGCGGCTGCGGCGCCTGTGGCTTGTGCTGGTTGTGATTTTCGCACCCCTCGTGATCGTGAAGTATACGCATTTCGTGCTGGCCGATGTGCTGCAGGCGGGCGTGGCCGCTGCTGACTACCGCTGGGCCCTGCCGCTCGGCATTTCCTTCATTACCTTCACGGTCACGGCCTATGTCGTGGATGTCTACCGCCGCCGCTATGCGCGGGAGAAAAGCCTCGCGCTGATGCTGGGCTATGTTCTCTTCTTCCCGCATCTCATCGCTGGCCCCATCTTGCGTCCCAATGAACTCATGCCGCAGCTCAAGCAAGAGCGCCGCGCGCTGGATGCGCGGCTCCTGCTCGGCATCAGCCTGTTCACGATGGGTCTCGTCAAGAAGCTCGTCTTCGCCGACCAGATCTCCGCAGCGGTCGAGCCCGTCTATGCCAACGCGGCGGGTCTCACGGCCTGGCACTACCTCGTCGCCATCTACGGCTTCTCGGTGCAGATCTACTGCGATTTCTCCGGCTATACAGACATGGCGATCGGGCTGGCCTATCTGCTCCGCATTCGCCTCCCCACCAACTTCCTGCGTCCCTACGGGGCGGCCTCGCTCACTCAATTCTGGCGGCGGTGGCACATCACGCTGTCCTTCTGGCTTCGTGATTATCTCTACATTCCGCTGGGCGGGAACCGGCGGGGCAAGGCCCGGCAGGTCATCAACCTGTTCGTCACCATGGTGCTCGGCGGGCTCTGGCATGGCGCCAACTGGACCTTCGTGATCTGGGGTGCACTGCATGGCGCGGGATTGAGCCTGTCACATCTGCTGTCCCGCCGCATGCGGTTGCCGCGCTGGCTTGGTGTCCTGCTGACATTCCACTTCGTCACGTTGGCGTGGGTGTTCTTCCGAGCGCCCGACCTTGCCACGGCGATCCGGGTACTGACGGGGCCGTTCACCGCAGGCTTCGCGGATGCAGCGGCTACGCTCGGCAAGCTGGCGTTCCCCATCCTGCTCACAGCCGTGTTCCTCGCCACCCACGCGTTTGACCGCCATGCCCGTCTGCGCTGGCTCAGCGTGCACGGCAACAAGGTCTTGCAATGGGGTGTGATTGCCCTGTGCTGGATGCTCGCCATCGCGGTGAGCCAAGGCAGCTCGGCGAAATTCATTTATTTCGATTTCTGA
- the neuB gene encoding N-acetylneuraminate synthase, with protein MNRHVTIIAEAGVNHNGSRARALELVDAAAEAGADMVKFQTFKADKLASARAAKAAYQQRNAPGDPTQLDMLRALELSDEDHEVLIARCEARSITFLSTPFDPGSLDLLAQRFHLATIKLGSGELTNGPLLLQAAQTGRKLIVSTGMGDLAEVEDALAVLAFGYTGSGAPSRKAFQSAFTSSAGQVALKEKVTLLHCTTEYPTPLADINLAAMDTLRQRFGLAVGFSDHSEGIVVAIAAAARGATVIEKHFTLDRNLPGPDHKASVEPAALKAMVEGIRAVELACGDGVKIARPSEAANKTVARKVIVAARDIAQGQVISADDITILRAGAGLSPMAYWDVVGSRAPRATSAGEPLEP; from the coding sequence GTGAACCGCCATGTCACGATCATTGCCGAGGCGGGCGTCAATCACAACGGCTCCCGCGCCCGTGCCCTGGAGCTGGTGGACGCTGCCGCGGAGGCTGGCGCGGACATGGTGAAATTCCAGACCTTCAAGGCCGACAAGCTGGCCAGTGCCCGCGCCGCCAAGGCGGCCTACCAGCAGCGCAACGCACCGGGCGATCCTACCCAACTCGACATGCTCCGGGCGCTGGAACTCAGCGATGAAGATCATGAAGTGCTCATTGCGCGCTGTGAGGCACGGTCCATCACGTTCCTCTCCACGCCATTCGATCCCGGCAGTCTCGATCTCCTGGCGCAGCGCTTCCATCTCGCCACGATCAAGCTCGGCTCCGGTGAATTGACCAACGGGCCGCTGCTGCTGCAAGCCGCGCAGACAGGACGCAAGCTGATCGTGTCCACCGGCATGGGCGACCTTGCCGAGGTGGAGGACGCGCTCGCGGTGCTGGCCTTTGGTTACACTGGCTCGGGCGCACCATCGCGCAAGGCTTTTCAGTCTGCGTTCACCTCGTCCGCGGGGCAGGTGGCCCTGAAGGAAAAGGTGACGCTTCTGCATTGCACCACCGAATATCCGACGCCGCTCGCAGACATCAACCTCGCGGCGATGGACACATTGCGGCAGCGCTTTGGCCTTGCCGTGGGCTTCAGCGATCATTCGGAAGGCATCGTGGTGGCCATTGCCGCCGCGGCACGCGGTGCCACGGTGATCGAGAAGCATTTCACCCTCGATCGCAACCTGCCGGGACCAGACCACAAGGCGTCGGTCGAACCCGCCGCACTGAAGGCCATGGTGGAAGGCATCCGCGCGGTGGAACTGGCCTGTGGCGATGGCGTCAAGATTGCGCGTCCCTCCGAGGCCGCCAACAAGACGGTGGCCCGCAAGGTCATCGTGGCGGCGCGCGACATTGCTCAGGGGCAGGTGATCAGCGCCGATGACATCACCATCCTGCGCGCCGGTGCAGGGTTATCGCCCATGGCCTACTGGGACGTGGTCGGCAGCCGCGCACCCCGCGCGACCTCCGCCGGAGAACCACTCGAACCATGA
- a CDS encoding nucleotidyltransferase family protein, with the protein MIPLATLRKVIVDPQSSILDAIKAIDAGNIQAVLVAGSDDVLRGVITDGDVRRGLLKGETLQSPVAGIMNTKPVTLRAPASREDALAQMRRSAVRQVPVLDESGRITGLHLMEGDSATEGHGDAPWVVIMAGGRGTRLHPLTETTPKPMLPVGGQPLLETIIRALVTQGFSRIYLSLNYMAEVFRKHFGDGSRFGADIRYIEESERLGTAGALSLLPEQPERPFLVMNGDLLTQVDFRNLLAYHAEHQAQATMCVRDYSVQIPYGVVELDGHQVTALVEKPRRSFFVNAGIYILDPGLLKHIPASTYFDMPQLIDAALAGGGKVASFPLHEYWLDIGRFDDLEQARAEFQRWFAT; encoded by the coding sequence ATGATTCCGCTCGCAACCTTGCGCAAGGTCATCGTCGACCCGCAGTCCAGCATCCTTGATGCGATCAAGGCGATTGACGCTGGCAACATCCAGGCTGTGCTTGTGGCAGGCAGCGATGACGTGCTGCGTGGCGTCATCACCGACGGCGACGTGCGCCGCGGCCTGCTCAAGGGCGAAACGCTGCAGTCGCCTGTCGCCGGGATCATGAACACGAAACCGGTGACGCTGCGCGCGCCGGCCTCGCGCGAAGATGCGCTGGCGCAGATGCGCCGCTCCGCCGTGCGGCAGGTGCCCGTGCTCGACGAGTCGGGCCGCATCACCGGGCTGCACCTCATGGAAGGCGACAGCGCGACGGAGGGTCATGGCGATGCGCCCTGGGTGGTGATCATGGCGGGCGGGCGGGGCACGCGCCTTCATCCGCTCACCGAGACGACGCCCAAGCCCATGCTGCCCGTGGGCGGCCAGCCGCTGCTGGAGACCATCATCCGTGCCCTGGTCACGCAGGGCTTTTCGCGCATCTACCTCTCGCTCAACTACATGGCGGAGGTGTTCCGCAAACATTTCGGCGACGGCAGCCGCTTCGGCGCCGACATCCGCTACATCGAGGAGAGCGAGCGCCTTGGAACAGCGGGCGCGCTCAGCCTGCTTCCCGAACAGCCGGAGCGGCCCTTCCTCGTGATGAACGGCGATCTCCTCACCCAGGTCGATTTCCGCAACCTCCTCGCCTACCACGCCGAGCACCAGGCGCAGGCCACCATGTGCGTGCGCGATTATTCCGTGCAGATTCCCTATGGCGTGGTTGAACTGGATGGGCATCAGGTGACGGCGCTGGTGGAGAAGCCGAGGCGTTCGTTCTTCGTCAATGCCGGAATCTATATCCTCGATCCGGGCCTCCTCAAGCACATCCCGGCGTCCACCTATTTCGACATGCCGCAACTCATCGACGCGGCACTGGCGGGTGGCGGCAAGGTTGCGAGTTTCCCGCTCCACGAATATTGGCTCGACATCGGCCGCTTTGACGACCTGGAGCAGGCGCGGGCGGAATTCCAGCGCTGGTTCGCCACATGA
- the neuC gene encoding UDP-N-acetylglucosamine 2-epimerase (hydrolyzing), with translation MTATTSDAPRLRLLAVSGSRADWGYLVKPIEALKADPAFDVLLAVTGQHLEERSGRTIDNIRSAGFAVDDIIDPHLAGDSAEETTAALAHIASGLGKVLTARKPHLMLLLGDRYETLACASAAMLARVPIVHLCGGDISEGAVDDVIRHAVSKLSHLHFPTNSDAARRLRQMGEAPERVHMVGSTGLDLLLATPIMPRDAFFARLNLQPRKRMLLVTMHPVTLAADPAAEARALVTALAALGDDVGLIISGTNADTGRHGITRLLEDLAATRPGTVLVPSLGNALFVNALAHCDCMVGNSSSGLYEAPSLGIPTVNVGIRQQGRLRASSVTDCAAEPDVIRAAIVAALGRGRVSTRNPYGDGHASRRIVEVLKTLGDPALLLHKTFHEVGEEP, from the coding sequence ATGACCGCTACAACATCTGACGCGCCACGCCTTCGCCTCCTTGCGGTCAGCGGCAGCCGCGCCGACTGGGGCTATCTGGTCAAGCCAATCGAAGCCCTGAAGGCAGATCCCGCCTTTGACGTTCTTCTCGCCGTGACGGGGCAACACCTGGAAGAGCGCTCGGGCCGGACCATCGACAACATCCGCAGCGCGGGCTTTGCGGTGGACGATATCATCGACCCGCATCTTGCCGGCGACAGTGCGGAAGAGACCACGGCGGCTCTGGCGCACATCGCCTCGGGGTTGGGCAAGGTCCTCACCGCGCGCAAGCCGCATCTCATGCTGTTGCTGGGCGATCGCTACGAGACGCTTGCCTGCGCGTCCGCCGCCATGCTGGCGCGCGTGCCCATTGTCCATCTCTGCGGAGGGGACATTTCCGAAGGTGCGGTGGATGATGTGATCCGCCATGCGGTGAGCAAACTCTCGCACCTGCACTTTCCGACCAACAGCGATGCAGCCCGGCGGCTTCGCCAGATGGGCGAGGCGCCGGAGCGGGTTCACATGGTGGGCAGCACCGGACTCGATCTGCTGCTCGCCACGCCCATCATGCCGCGCGATGCGTTCTTCGCCCGGCTGAACTTGCAGCCCCGCAAGCGCATGCTTCTCGTCACCATGCATCCCGTGACGTTGGCCGCAGACCCTGCGGCAGAGGCCCGGGCGCTTGTCACGGCGCTTGCCGCTTTGGGCGATGATGTGGGACTGATCATTTCCGGCACGAATGCCGATACGGGACGGCACGGCATCACGCGCCTTCTGGAAGACCTCGCGGCCACACGTCCCGGCACCGTCCTTGTGCCCTCGCTCGGCAATGCGCTGTTCGTGAATGCGCTCGCCCATTGTGACTGCATGGTGGGCAATTCCTCCAGCGGCCTCTACGAAGCGCCGAGCCTTGGCATTCCCACTGTCAATGTCGGCATCCGTCAGCAGGGCAGACTGAGGGCTTCGTCGGTGACCGATTGTGCCGCGGAACCGGACGTCATTCGCGCGGCCATCGTCGCGGCACTTGGGCGCGGCCGTGTTTCCACCCGCAATCCCTATGGCGATGGCCACGCCTCCCGGCGTATCGTGGAGGTGCTGAAGACGCTGGGTGATCCGGCGCTGCTGCTGCACAAGACATTCCACGAGGTTGGTGAAGAACCGTGA